Proteins from a genomic interval of Polaribacter sejongensis:
- a CDS encoding 7-carboxy-7-deazaguanine synthase QueE yields MDKNTKDLVDKGIMLPLMEEFYTIQGEGAHTGTAAYFIRVGGCDVGCHWCDVKESWNAELHPPTLADTIVDNVKKYANTVVITGGEPLMWSMDYITENLQKNNIRTHIETSGAYSFSGKWNWFCLSPKKTKMPLAECYPEADELKMIIHNKSDFDFAEQEAAKVGAKCQLYLQPEWSKKEKMTAEIVDYVMKNPKWKISLQTHKYLNIP; encoded by the coding sequence ATGGATAAAAATACAAAAGATTTAGTAGATAAAGGAATAATGCTTCCGTTAATGGAAGAGTTCTATACCATACAAGGAGAAGGTGCTCATACAGGTACTGCCGCTTATTTTATTAGAGTTGGTGGTTGCGATGTGGGTTGCCATTGGTGCGATGTTAAAGAAAGTTGGAACGCAGAATTGCACCCACCTACTTTAGCAGATACTATTGTAGATAACGTTAAAAAATATGCTAATACCGTTGTTATAACTGGTGGTGAGCCTTTAATGTGGTCTATGGATTATATTACAGAAAACCTTCAGAAAAACAATATTAGAACGCATATAGAAACTTCTGGAGCGTATTCTTTTTCGGGAAAATGGAATTGGTTTTGCCTTTCGCCTAAGAAAACAAAAATGCCTCTAGCCGAATGTTATCCTGAAGCAGATGAGTTAAAAATGATTATTCATAACAAATCTGATTTTGATTTTGCAGAGCAAGAAGCCGCTAAGGTCGGTGCTAAATGTCAGCTTTATTTACAGCCAGAATGGAGTAAAAAAGAAAAGATGACTGCAGAAATTGTAGATTATGTAATGAAAAATCCAAAATGGAAAATTTCTTTACAAACACATAAATACCTGAATATTCCATAA
- a CDS encoding DUF4198 domain-containing protein, with translation MKKIFLTFAFILVATLQTFAHYLWIETNPTGVINEEQEVKVYFGEYNYGVIEKVNGEAFHKVKDFTLWIVDATGNKKQLKVTARENHYLAKFTPKNNGTHTIVLNNDKIDVIDYTQYDFGIFKTHYNSSAKIQIGEKTSETIADNKNGITVKDISKYENEMKLQVLYKGEALKENEVKIYVADLWSKTLKTDKGGVISFKLPWKSKYILETTFSEKVPGKFKGKDYQFIWHCATYCIK, from the coding sequence ATGAAAAAGATATTTTTAACATTCGCATTTATATTAGTTGCAACATTACAAACATTTGCACATTATCTATGGATTGAAACAAATCCAACAGGAGTAATAAATGAAGAACAAGAAGTTAAAGTTTATTTTGGGGAATATAATTATGGGGTTATTGAAAAGGTAAATGGAGAAGCTTTTCATAAAGTAAAAGATTTTACACTTTGGATTGTAGATGCAACAGGAAATAAAAAACAACTAAAAGTTACTGCTAGAGAAAATCATTATTTAGCAAAGTTTACTCCTAAAAATAATGGAACACATACAATTGTTTTAAACAATGATAAAATTGATGTAATCGATTATACTCAATATGATTTCGGAATTTTTAAAACGCATTATAATTCTAGTGCTAAAATACAAATTGGTGAAAAAACTTCTGAAACTATAGCTGACAACAAAAACGGAATTACCGTAAAAGACATTTCTAAATATGAAAATGAAATGAAGTTGCAAGTTTTATATAAAGGAGAAGCTTTAAAAGAAAATGAGGTAAAAATTTATGTTGCAGATTTATGGTCTAAAACCTTAAAGACAGACAAGGGTGGTGTTATATCATTTAAACTTCCTTGGAAATCTAAATACATTTTAGAAACTACTTTTAGTGAAAAAGTTCCTGGAAAATTTAAAGGAAAAGATTATCAATTTATTTGGCATTGTGCAACCTATTGTATTAAATAA
- the rpsA gene encoding 30S ribosomal protein S1, with protein MSEETKNTEEQVAATEVQATATPAVDPTQFLADFNWHKYEQGIEAVDEEKLQAFEKALEGTVGFVNERDVIEGTVIRITDRDAIIDINSKSEGVISLNEFRYNQGLKEGDTVEVLVDKREDSSGQLVLSHKKARVIKAWERVNNAHETGEVVNGFVKCRTRGGMIVDVFGIEAFLPGSQIDVKPIRDYDQYVEKTMEFKVVKINHEFKNVVVSHKALIEADIELQKKEIIGQLEKGQVLEGIVKNITSYGVFVDLGGVDGLVHITDLSWSRINHPNEVVELDQKLNVVILDFDDNKSRIQLGLKQLSAHPWEALNNELKVGDKVNGEVVVLADYGAFVEVEQGVEGLIHVSEMSWSTHLRSAQDFVKVGDKVEAQILTLDREDRKMSLGIKQLHPDPWTDITTKYPVGSTHTGTVRNYTNFGVFVELEEGIDGLVYISDLSWTKKVKHPSDFVTVGDKLEVQVLELDVENRKLNLGHKQTQDNPWDAHEATYAIGSKHEGTIKEKNDKGAVVTFADGVEGFAPTRFLEKEDGSKLEKGDKIEFVVLEFSKEYRRVVVSHTSLFKEQEKRNVKVAVKKAADAEKTTLGDIGGLAALKKKMEEGK; from the coding sequence ATGTCTGAAGAAACAAAAAACACTGAAGAGCAGGTAGCTGCTACTGAAGTACAAGCAACAGCGACTCCAGCTGTAGATCCAACACAATTTTTAGCTGATTTTAACTGGCACAAATACGAACAAGGTATTGAAGCTGTTGATGAAGAAAAATTACAAGCATTTGAAAAAGCGTTAGAAGGAACTGTAGGTTTTGTAAACGAGCGTGACGTAATTGAAGGAACTGTAATCAGAATTACTGATAGAGATGCAATCATCGATATCAATTCTAAATCTGAAGGAGTTATTTCTTTAAACGAATTTCGTTACAACCAAGGTTTAAAAGAAGGAGATACTGTAGAAGTATTAGTTGACAAAAGAGAAGATTCTTCTGGTCAATTAGTATTATCTCACAAAAAAGCAAGAGTTATTAAAGCATGGGAACGTGTTAACAATGCTCATGAAACTGGTGAAGTAGTTAACGGTTTCGTTAAATGTAGAACTAGAGGTGGTATGATTGTAGATGTTTTCGGAATTGAAGCATTCTTACCAGGATCTCAAATTGACGTTAAGCCAATTAGAGATTACGATCAGTATGTTGAGAAAACAATGGAATTCAAAGTTGTTAAAATCAACCACGAATTTAAAAACGTTGTTGTATCTCATAAAGCTCTTATTGAAGCTGATATTGAATTACAGAAAAAAGAAATTATTGGTCAATTAGAAAAAGGACAAGTATTAGAAGGTATTGTTAAAAATATTACTTCTTATGGTGTCTTTGTTGATTTAGGTGGTGTAGACGGATTAGTACATATTACTGATTTATCTTGGTCTAGAATCAATCATCCAAATGAGGTTGTAGAATTAGATCAAAAATTAAACGTTGTAATTTTAGACTTTGATGATAACAAATCTAGAATTCAATTAGGATTAAAACAATTATCTGCTCATCCTTGGGAAGCTTTAAACAACGAATTAAAAGTTGGTGATAAAGTAAATGGTGAAGTTGTTGTTTTAGCTGATTATGGTGCGTTTGTAGAAGTAGAACAAGGAGTAGAAGGGTTAATTCACGTTTCTGAAATGTCTTGGTCAACTCACTTACGTTCTGCACAAGATTTCGTAAAAGTTGGAGATAAAGTTGAAGCTCAAATTTTAACTTTAGACCGTGAAGACCGTAAAATGTCTTTAGGTATCAAACAATTACACCCAGATCCTTGGACAGATATTACTACTAAATATCCTGTAGGTTCTACTCACACTGGTACAGTTCGTAACTATACTAACTTTGGTGTATTCGTAGAATTAGAAGAAGGTATTGATGGTTTAGTTTATATCTCAGACTTATCTTGGACTAAGAAAGTGAAGCATCCATCAGATTTTGTAACTGTTGGTGATAAACTAGAAGTACAAGTATTAGAATTAGATGTAGAGAACAGAAAGTTAAACTTAGGTCATAAGCAAACACAAGATAACCCTTGGGATGCACATGAAGCTACGTATGCAATCGGTTCTAAACATGAAGGAACAATCAAAGAAAAGAATGATAAAGGAGCAGTTGTAACTTTCGCTGATGGCGTAGAAGGATTTGCACCTACAAGATTCTTAGAAAAAGAAGATGGTTCTAAATTAGAAAAAGGAGACAAAATCGAATTTGTAGTTTTAGAATTCTCTAAAGAATACAGAAGAGTTGTTGTTTCTCATACATCTTTATTTAAAGAGCAAGAGAAAAGAAATGTGAAAGTTGCCGTTAAGAAAGCAGCAGACGCAGAAAAAACTACCTTAGGAGATATTGGTGGTCTTGCAGCATTAAAGAAAAAAATGGAAGAAGGTAAATAA
- the porQ gene encoding type IX secretion system protein PorQ — MIKLFFISILFFSISLTAQVGGEEVYQFLNISTSARQVALGGEVLTLLDDVNQPIWNPSVISVEIDNKLSANYTSYLAGINIGSLAFAKTISRRFGTIHGSIKYIDYGSLIGADEEGNETGNFNASDIAVSAGYALNIPRSNIFVGANLRFINSNIDSYSSVGVSADLAILYNSPYKPYTFTLVARNIGAQIQTYNGVKEKMPFKVALGGSYKLEHVPLKWYATIDNLQKWDISVANPSDQTTDLEGNVTNEDVGFLGNTFRHFVIGGELFPESLINLRLGYNFRRAAELKLQNARTFSGFSYGFGIQMNRLKFNYAYSKFHSAANASTFSLLIDLDSRR, encoded by the coding sequence ATGATAAAATTATTTTTTATTTCTATTTTATTTTTTTCTATCTCCTTAACTGCTCAAGTTGGAGGAGAAGAAGTGTATCAGTTTTTAAATATTTCTACTTCTGCGAGACAAGTAGCTTTAGGTGGTGAAGTTTTAACACTTTTAGATGATGTTAACCAGCCAATTTGGAATCCTTCTGTGATAAGTGTTGAAATTGATAATAAATTATCTGCAAATTACACGAGTTACTTAGCTGGTATAAACATTGGTTCTTTAGCATTTGCAAAAACTATTTCTAGAAGATTTGGAACGATACACGGAAGTATTAAATATATTGATTATGGTTCTTTAATAGGAGCTGATGAGGAAGGAAATGAAACAGGTAATTTTAATGCTAGTGATATTGCAGTTTCAGCGGGGTATGCTCTAAATATACCAAGATCAAATATTTTTGTTGGTGCTAATTTGAGGTTTATCAATTCTAATATTGATAGTTATAGTTCTGTTGGTGTTTCTGCAGATTTAGCAATTTTATATAATAGCCCTTATAAACCATATACATTTACTTTAGTTGCCAGAAATATAGGCGCTCAAATACAAACATATAATGGTGTAAAAGAAAAAATGCCGTTTAAAGTTGCATTAGGAGGTTCTTATAAATTAGAACACGTACCTTTAAAATGGTATGCGACCATTGATAATTTACAAAAATGGGATATTTCTGTAGCGAATCCGTCTGATCAAACAACCGATTTGGAAGGCAATGTTACGAATGAAGATGTAGGCTTTTTAGGAAATACTTTTAGACATTTTGTTATTGGAGGTGAATTGTTCCCTGAGAGTTTAATTAATTTAAGATTGGGATATAATTTTAGAAGAGCAGCGGAATTAAAATTACAAAACGCTAGAACTTTTAGTGGTTTCTCTTATGGATTCGGAATTCAAATGAACAGATTAAAGTTTAATTATGCGTATTCTAAATTTCATTCAGCAGCAAATGCAAGTACTTTTAGTTTATTAATAGATTTAGATAGTAGAAGGTAA
- a CDS encoding PepSY-associated TM helix domain-containing protein: MKNRTYNIIFHTHTVSGIVISVVLYIIFFAGSFSFFRDEIVNWERNQSVEITDDIQLDFDETLDSLHKKYNLNGRDIELKKYYIEQRVAVSMSASKDTLNSEKLEGAKFFYIDTKNKTEHTYNNSYTLGEFLYRLHFLAQIYYPIGYYLAGFVAIFFLFAIITGVIIHWKKMIANFYVFRPLAKLKTMWTDAHTALGLIGLPFQFVYAVTGAFFMIKLLLVAPSVFVLYDGDSAQLYEDLEYTHPQYQFNNKTISSDFSVNSYVETTKKLWNDFNVIEIHVFNYKDENMHVLVNGHIDYTSKFNGVGEAIFNVKTGEIVSKKNPITETSYLDGVKNVLFRIHYGDYGGIPLKLISFILGLVSCFVIISGVMIWLIARDKKNVPDKKRRFNERVVRIYLAICLSMYPITALSFIAVKVYQPTSSSFIYNFYFIGWLLLTLFFIIKKDFHFINKYTLLSGSIIGFFIPVSNGIMTGNWFWNSFSNQLFQLLFIDVFWLVLASLTLWISLKLKKI, from the coding sequence ATGAAAAACAGAACTTATAATATCATTTTTCACACACATACAGTTAGCGGAATTGTAATAAGTGTTGTGCTTTATATCATTTTCTTTGCTGGTTCATTTTCGTTTTTTAGAGATGAAATTGTAAACTGGGAAAGAAATCAATCTGTAGAAATTACTGATGATATTCAATTAGACTTTGATGAAACGCTAGATTCTTTACATAAAAAATACAATCTTAATGGTAGAGATATAGAACTTAAAAAATATTATATAGAACAACGAGTAGCCGTTTCTATGTCTGCTTCAAAAGACACCTTAAATTCTGAAAAATTAGAAGGTGCAAAATTTTTCTATATTGACACAAAAAACAAAACAGAGCACACCTATAATAATTCCTATACTCTAGGTGAATTTTTATATCGTTTACATTTTTTGGCTCAAATCTACTACCCTATTGGATATTATCTTGCTGGTTTTGTTGCCATCTTTTTCTTATTTGCAATTATTACAGGAGTTATTATTCATTGGAAAAAAATGATTGCTAATTTTTATGTTTTTAGACCTTTAGCAAAACTAAAAACGATGTGGACAGATGCACACACGGCGCTAGGTCTTATAGGTTTACCATTTCAGTTTGTATATGCTGTAACTGGTGCTTTTTTTATGATTAAACTACTTTTAGTAGCTCCTAGTGTTTTTGTTTTATATGATGGAGATAGTGCTCAATTATATGAAGATTTAGAATATACTCATCCTCAATATCAATTTAACAATAAAACAATTTCTTCTGACTTTAGTGTAAATTCATATGTAGAAACAACTAAAAAATTATGGAATGACTTTAATGTCATAGAAATTCATGTTTTTAATTATAAAGATGAAAATATGCATGTTTTAGTAAATGGTCATATAGATTACACTTCTAAATTTAATGGAGTTGGAGAAGCCATTTTTAATGTAAAAACTGGTGAAATCGTTTCTAAAAAAAATCCAATAACAGAAACTTCTTATTTAGATGGGGTAAAAAATGTGTTGTTTAGAATTCATTATGGAGATTATGGTGGAATTCCTTTAAAACTGATTAGCTTTATTTTAGGATTGGTTTCTTGTTTTGTTATTATTTCTGGGGTAATGATTTGGTTAATTGCAAGAGACAAAAAAAATGTTCCTGATAAAAAACGTCGATTTAATGAACGTGTTGTAAGAATTTATTTAGCAATTTGTTTAAGTATGTATCCAATAACAGCATTATCTTTTATTGCTGTAAAAGTATATCAACCAACAAGTTCTTCTTTTATTTATAACTTCTATTTTATTGGTTGGTTATTATTAACCCTCTTTTTTATCATAAAAAAAGATTTTCACTTTATAAATAAATACACGTTACTTTCGGGTAGTATTATTGGGTTTTTCATTCCTGTTTCTAACGGGATAATGACTGGTAACTGGTTTTGGAATTCGTTTAGCAATCAACTGTTTCAGCTTTTATTTATAGATGTTTTCTGGCTTGTTCTAGCATCATTAACACTTTGGATATCCTTAAAATTAAAAAAAATATAA
- the cmk gene encoding (d)CMP kinase, producing MNKKIIIAIDGFSSTGKSTIAKLVAKKYNYIYVDTGAMYRAVTLFAMNNNFVSKTHLDEKGLILNLKHISLTFKFNEDLGFAEMFLNAENVEKEIRTLAVSQLVSKVAAISEVRKKLVAEQQLMGKNSGIVMDGRDIGTVVFPDAELKLFMTASADKRATRRYKELIDRGDKVDFKDILFNVEERDRIDSTRKDSPLMKAKDAIEFDNSDMGINEQFDRICSIVDRRIEG from the coding sequence ATGAATAAAAAAATTATAATAGCTATTGATGGTTTTTCATCAACAGGGAAAAGTACCATTGCTAAATTAGTAGCAAAAAAGTACAATTATATTTATGTAGATACAGGTGCAATGTATAGAGCAGTTACCTTATTTGCAATGAACAATAATTTTGTGAGTAAAACTCATTTAGATGAAAAAGGACTTATTTTAAACCTAAAACATATTTCTCTTACATTTAAATTTAATGAAGATTTAGGTTTTGCTGAAATGTTTTTAAATGCTGAGAATGTAGAAAAAGAGATTAGAACTTTAGCCGTTTCTCAATTGGTTAGTAAAGTTGCTGCTATTTCTGAAGTAAGAAAAAAGTTAGTAGCCGAACAGCAACTGATGGGAAAAAATAGCGGTATTGTTATGGACGGTAGAGACATTGGTACAGTTGTTTTTCCGGATGCTGAATTAAAGTTGTTTATGACGGCTTCTGCAGACAAGAGAGCAACAAGACGTTATAAAGAATTGATTGATAGAGGTGATAAAGTAGATTTTAAAGACATACTTTTTAATGTAGAAGAAAGAGATAGAATAGATTCTACCAGAAAAGATTCTCCTTTAATGAAAGCAAAAGACGCTATTGAGTTTGATAATTCTGATATGGGAATTAACGAACAGTTTGATCGTATTTGTTCTATAGTAGATAGAAGAATCGAGGGATAG
- a CDS encoding BCCT family transporter, whose product MSNSFRSKTTLDKGVTIPSLIFIISICLISAIFPEFTETLLNKVKNFIFVNFNWVYVWCVTIFVIFLVYLMFSKYGNIKLGSNDSKPDYSFFSWVSMLFSAGMGIGLMYFSVAEPMQHYSNEVLMGNSTISPAKNAQLYTFFHWGIHAWAIYGTVGLSLSYFAYRYKLPLSLRSCLYPILKDKVKGKWGNAIDVFALCSTFFGITTTLGFGVVQINSGLETLNIVPESSFMYQIIIVGVLVSISIISAVTGVDKGVKILSNINIISVVILLLFVLFLGPTVYIISSFTEGMGSYIHNFFKLTFNTHIYEEETLPWFYDWTILYWAWWISWSPYVGLFIAKISKGRTIREFISAVLIIPTLFNFIWMSVFGNSAIWFDINVANGLLSELSSNPDALMFNFLEYLPFTKVISLLAISIILIFFVTSADSGMFVMNSISSKNSQNSPKWQTAGWGILLAVLALFLLNAGGLEALQSMTLITALPFSIIILLFVVSLVKALAIDNDYYKRDFQVTPWSGLFWKERLKQIISYDDQKSVDEFIENTVKPAFKELHQEFVNNGIEATVHFSEKPKSVEIEIKYDVVNNFVYGVKNQSKLVSQYLIDEDNLGGFEEDCSYLPITYFGDYRKGYDVRLFTKDELISDVLKHYERLLAIISEEKNEMFISSNANKK is encoded by the coding sequence ATGAGTAATTCTTTTAGATCCAAAACCACTTTAGATAAAGGCGTAACTATACCTAGTCTGATTTTTATAATTTCCATTTGTCTAATTTCTGCTATTTTTCCTGAATTTACAGAAACCCTCCTGAATAAGGTTAAAAACTTCATATTTGTTAACTTTAACTGGGTATACGTTTGGTGTGTTACCATATTTGTTATTTTCTTGGTTTATTTAATGTTTAGTAAGTATGGAAATATTAAGCTAGGAAGTAACGATAGCAAGCCAGACTATTCTTTCTTTTCATGGGTTTCAATGCTATTTTCCGCTGGTATGGGAATTGGGTTAATGTATTTTAGTGTAGCAGAACCTATGCAACATTACTCCAATGAAGTATTAATGGGCAACAGTACTATTAGTCCTGCAAAAAATGCTCAGTTATATACTTTTTTCCATTGGGGAATTCATGCCTGGGCTATTTATGGTACTGTAGGATTATCATTATCCTACTTCGCATATAGATACAAACTTCCACTTTCATTACGAAGCTGTTTATATCCAATACTGAAAGATAAGGTTAAAGGAAAATGGGGAAATGCAATTGACGTATTCGCTCTTTGCAGTACCTTTTTTGGAATAACAACCACACTTGGATTTGGTGTTGTTCAAATCAATTCCGGATTAGAAACCCTAAACATAGTACCCGAGAGTAGTTTTATGTATCAGATTATAATAGTAGGCGTATTGGTTTCTATTTCCATTATTTCTGCAGTAACTGGAGTAGATAAAGGTGTTAAAATACTGAGTAATATTAATATTATTAGTGTTGTTATTTTATTATTATTTGTTTTATTTCTAGGCCCAACTGTTTATATAATAAGTAGTTTTACTGAAGGAATGGGAAGTTATATTCATAACTTTTTTAAACTAACATTTAATACACATATTTATGAAGAAGAAACACTGCCCTGGTTTTACGATTGGACCATACTTTACTGGGCATGGTGGATTTCTTGGTCTCCTTATGTAGGCCTTTTTATTGCTAAAATCTCGAAAGGAAGAACTATACGAGAGTTTATTTCAGCAGTATTAATCATACCAACATTATTCAATTTTATTTGGATGTCTGTATTCGGAAATAGCGCTATTTGGTTTGATATTAATGTCGCAAATGGACTACTTAGTGAATTATCTAGTAATCCTGATGCCTTGATGTTTAATTTTTTAGAATACCTTCCATTCACTAAGGTAATTAGTTTGTTAGCTATTTCTATCATTCTTATTTTCTTTGTAACATCTGCAGATTCAGGTATGTTTGTAATGAATAGTATCTCTAGTAAGAACTCACAAAATTCACCCAAATGGCAAACTGCAGGATGGGGAATTCTACTTGCTGTTCTAGCCCTATTTTTGTTAAATGCTGGAGGGCTTGAAGCCTTACAAAGCATGACGCTTATTACAGCACTACCGTTTTCTATAATTATTCTTTTATTTGTGGTGAGCCTTGTAAAAGCACTCGCTATAGATAATGATTATTACAAACGTGATTTTCAAGTAACCCCTTGGTCTGGTTTATTTTGGAAAGAACGTTTAAAACAAATTATTTCATACGATGACCAAAAATCTGTTGATGAATTTATTGAAAACACGGTTAAACCAGCCTTTAAAGAACTTCATCAAGAATTTGTAAATAATGGAATTGAAGCAACTGTTCATTTTTCCGAAAAACCCAAAAGTGTAGAAATCGAAATTAAGTATGATGTCGTTAATAATTTTGTATACGGTGTAAAAAATCAATCAAAATTAGTTTCTCAATATTTAATTGATGAAGACAACCTTGGAGGATTTGAAGAAGATTGTTCATACCTTCCTATAACTTATTTTGGTGATTATAGAAAAGGATATGACGTACGTCTTTTTACTAAAGATGAACTAATTTCTGATGTATTAAAACATTACGAAAGACTTTTAGCTATTATTTCCGAAGAAAAAAATGAAATGTTTATTAGCAGTAATGCTAATAAAAAATAA